The following proteins come from a genomic window of Oricola thermophila:
- a CDS encoding helix-turn-helix transcriptional regulator, protein MLLIIARQDTMSDALHAAVERAFPWLDVRLIPEAAQARELAQSNTQLILIDLACYAEFASLDDEARFPDPASTVAVMAPMHLDPDDFLVSRILSGAVKGILPTDVNLDIWLSILQIMLKGGEYIPPNLIRKLQGAHHRVADSASIQADLASAARPEAARRMLEKLTTREQEVLCMVAQGCQNKVIAADLELSENTVKIHIHNIIKKLGVHNRTEAAALFFANEKTPGVQA, encoded by the coding sequence ATGCTTCTCATCATCGCACGCCAGGATACGATGTCCGATGCCCTGCATGCGGCGGTGGAGAGGGCATTTCCATGGCTCGATGTTCGGTTGATTCCCGAAGCCGCTCAGGCCCGGGAACTGGCGCAATCGAACACACAGCTGATTTTGATCGACCTGGCCTGTTACGCGGAATTTGCGAGCCTCGACGACGAGGCCCGGTTTCCGGATCCGGCATCCACGGTCGCTGTTATGGCGCCGATGCATCTTGATCCGGACGATTTCCTGGTGAGTCGTATCTTGTCGGGGGCGGTGAAGGGCATCCTGCCGACGGATGTGAATCTCGATATTTGGCTGTCGATTCTGCAGATCATGCTGAAGGGTGGCGAGTACATCCCGCCGAACCTGATTCGCAAGCTGCAGGGCGCTCATCACCGAGTGGCGGATTCCGCAAGCATCCAGGCCGATCTGGCGAGCGCGGCCAGGCCGGAAGCTGCACGGCGCATGTTGGAGAAGCTGACGACCAGGGAACAGGAAGTCCTGTGCATGGTGGCGCAGGGTTGCCAGAACAAGGTTATCGCGGCCGATCTGGAGTTGTCGGAGAACACGGTCAAGATACACATTCACAACATCATCAAGAAGCTCGGTGTTCACAACCGTACCGAGGCCGCGGCGCTCTTCTTTGCGAACGAGAAAACGCCGGGCGTGCAGGCGTGA
- a CDS encoding acyl-CoA thioesterase — translation MEMEFECYRGVVHPWLCDAMGHMTTRHYTAMFDDASYHMFSMLGFTPEHLASGIGLADVKLTTSFLAELNAGALVIIHGKVTRIGTKSLTAFYRMSNLHTGETAATVEAVTAQFNLKTRRAIPLLPEIREGAARHLAEGTAPPA, via the coding sequence ATGGAAATGGAATTCGAATGCTATCGCGGCGTCGTGCATCCCTGGCTCTGCGATGCAATGGGGCACATGACGACTCGTCACTACACCGCGATGTTCGATGACGCCTCCTATCACATGTTCTCAATGCTCGGTTTCACGCCCGAACACCTCGCTTCAGGCATCGGCCTCGCAGACGTGAAACTGACAACCTCGTTTCTCGCCGAACTGAATGCCGGGGCGCTCGTCATCATCCACGGCAAGGTGACACGCATCGGCACGAAATCGCTGACCGCCTTCTACCGGATGAGCAATCTGCACACCGGCGAGACAGCGGCGACCGTGGAAGCCGTGACGGCGCAGTTCAACCTGAAGACCCGACGGGCCATCCCGCTCCTGCCGGAAATCCGCGAGGGTGCCGCGCGGCATCTCGCGGAAGGGACCGCCCCGCCAGCCTGA
- a CDS encoding type I secretion system permease/ATPase, protein MIPAPPAESPAESEATPDGATTADIDARARRDNDMPAAEPRTETTAPAEPADDNGATNDAGTDPGNGPALGANDSKTADDTPTGKARTEAKTEVYEPGKVVLDGDSGPVMARPKDPDKKSPKTVDGGGSGAGSGSGDGGGGGHFHKRLGPVDFSASLKAGKRAIRKNMAVVILFTIATNILVLAIPIYLFQISDRVLTSRSHDTLVMLTAVIVLAVILQAAFDAIRRFILMRTAVEVAVQLGSPVLSAAARASLHSNGKEYQVLGDLQQLRQFLVSGTLLAFLDVPMAPLFFLAVFFVHPQLGWIVVVAALALLFIAFINQKTTSAPFADANQHLSRANLHLDSMSRNSQIINAMAMIPEAVKIWGRDTAKSLSSQVKAQDRNIVSAAFSKGSRMLTQVALLGWGANLAIAGEMTGGMVIAASIIAGRALSPIEGAIEGWNNVIQSRAAYGRITQLLTASPMNFERLELPRPEGRLDVERLLFVPQGTKRVVLNGITFSLQPGESLAIIGNSGAGKSTLGKMLVGSILPTSGNVRLDLMDLRNWDQRQFGENIGYLPQDVQLFPGSIKANIARMREDATDEAIFEAAKLADVHELIANFAQGYETFVAGDGTPLSGGQKQRIALARAFFGNPRLVVLDEPNSNLDSDGEAALARAMQHAKKNKITVVTITQRPSLLQSVDRILLLTNGTVAMFGTREEVLRALSLGGPPRTGIADNRNN, encoded by the coding sequence ATGATTCCCGCCCCGCCCGCCGAGTCTCCGGCGGAAAGCGAAGCCACGCCGGACGGCGCGACAACCGCCGACATTGATGCAAGGGCCCGTCGTGACAACGATATGCCGGCGGCAGAACCGCGCACGGAAACAACGGCGCCAGCCGAACCGGCGGACGACAACGGCGCGACGAACGATGCCGGGACCGATCCGGGAAACGGGCCCGCGCTCGGCGCAAACGACTCCAAGACAGCGGATGATACCCCGACCGGAAAAGCGCGGACGGAAGCGAAAACGGAAGTCTACGAACCGGGGAAAGTGGTCCTCGACGGAGACTCCGGCCCGGTCATGGCGCGGCCGAAGGATCCTGACAAGAAATCCCCGAAGACAGTCGACGGTGGCGGTAGCGGAGCCGGATCCGGCAGCGGTGATGGCGGCGGTGGTGGCCATTTCCACAAGCGTCTCGGTCCGGTGGACTTCAGCGCCAGCCTGAAGGCCGGCAAGCGCGCGATCCGCAAGAACATGGCGGTCGTCATTCTGTTCACCATCGCCACGAACATTCTCGTGCTGGCCATCCCGATATACCTGTTCCAGATTTCCGATCGGGTGCTGACCAGCCGATCCCACGACACGCTGGTCATGCTCACTGCGGTGATCGTGCTCGCGGTCATCCTGCAGGCCGCCTTCGACGCGATCCGCCGCTTCATACTCATGCGCACCGCCGTCGAGGTGGCTGTCCAGCTCGGATCCCCGGTTCTGAGCGCGGCAGCACGCGCCTCGCTGCACAGCAACGGCAAGGAATACCAGGTGCTTGGCGACCTGCAGCAGCTTCGCCAGTTCCTCGTTTCCGGGACGCTGCTGGCATTTCTGGACGTGCCCATGGCACCGCTGTTCTTCCTGGCAGTTTTCTTCGTGCATCCGCAACTCGGCTGGATCGTCGTGGTCGCCGCACTGGCACTGTTGTTCATAGCCTTCATCAACCAGAAGACGACCTCGGCGCCGTTCGCCGATGCCAACCAGCATCTGAGCCGCGCAAACCTTCATCTCGACTCGATGTCACGCAATTCCCAGATAATCAATGCGATGGCCATGATCCCGGAAGCGGTGAAGATATGGGGGCGCGACACCGCCAAGTCGCTTTCCAGCCAGGTAAAGGCCCAGGATCGGAACATCGTTTCCGCCGCATTCTCAAAAGGCTCGCGCATGCTGACCCAGGTGGCGCTGCTTGGCTGGGGCGCGAACCTGGCGATCGCCGGGGAGATGACCGGCGGCATGGTCATCGCCGCCTCCATCATCGCCGGACGCGCGCTGTCGCCGATCGAAGGCGCCATCGAGGGCTGGAACAACGTGATCCAGTCTCGCGCCGCATATGGGCGGATAACGCAGCTTCTCACGGCATCGCCCATGAATTTCGAACGGCTGGAACTGCCGCGGCCCGAAGGCCGGCTCGACGTGGAACGCCTGCTCTTCGTTCCGCAGGGGACGAAACGGGTCGTCCTCAACGGCATCACCTTCTCGCTGCAGCCGGGCGAAAGCCTCGCGATCATCGGCAATTCCGGCGCGGGGAAATCGACACTCGGCAAGATGCTCGTGGGCTCCATCCTGCCGACCTCGGGCAATGTCCGGCTGGATCTCATGGATCTGCGCAACTGGGACCAACGCCAGTTCGGCGAAAACATCGGTTACCTGCCGCAGGACGTGCAGCTGTTCCCCGGCTCGATCAAGGCGAACATCGCACGGATGCGCGAGGATGCCACCGACGAGGCGATCTTCGAGGCGGCCAAGCTCGCGGACGTGCACGAGCTGATCGCCAATTTCGCCCAGGGCTACGAAACATTCGTTGCCGGTGACGGCACGCCACTGTCCGGTGGACAGAAGCAGCGGATCGCGCTGGCGCGAGCCTTCTTCGGCAATCCGCGACTGGTCGTCCTGGACGAGCCCAACTCGAACCTCGATTCGGACGGAGAGGCGGCGCTTGCCAGGGCCATGCAGCACGCGAA